A single region of the Lotus japonicus ecotype B-129 chromosome 4, LjGifu_v1.2 genome encodes:
- the LOC130714595 gene encoding pentatricopeptide repeat-containing protein At1g55890, mitochondrial, with protein sequence MYRVLHRTLCTATQPAATTTAAAATTSIKSLSQDLYKEVNLRKLVDKFKKACDVDRFRTKTGIYEDTVRRLAGAKQFRGVIDILEHQKQYSDFSKEGFSARLITLYGKSGMPKRARQMFDEMPERNCTRTVLSFNALLAAYLHSKQYRVVERIFKEVPGEISVKPDLVSYNTVIKAFCKSKVFESAVSMLEEMEKNGVSPDLITFNTLLDGLYAEGRFEEGEKLWGQMGGKNLSPDIRSYNARLLGLAVEKKTGEAVEFLQEMEKKDVKPDLFSLNAIIKGFVNEGNLDEAKKWFGEIEKSENDPDKNTFATLVPFLCEKGDLKTAIDVVKEIFNTRCRVGVPLLQLVVDKLVSESMLSEAKEIVELGKTNRYCHYKLDLPTEEKSE encoded by the coding sequence ATGTATCGCGTTCTTCACCGCACCCTCTGTACCGCCACACAacccgccgccaccaccacggcCGCCGCCGCCACAACCAGCATCAAGTCACTCTCGCAGGACCTGTACAAGGAAGTGAACTTGAGGAAACTGGTGGACAAGTTCAAGAAAGCTTGCGATGTTGACCGTTTCCGAACCAAAACCGGCATCTACGAGGACACGGTTCGCCGCCTCGCCGGCGCCAAACAGTTCCGGGGAGTAATCGACATCCTCGAGCATCAGAAGCAGTATTCCGACTTCTCCAAAGAAGGGTTCTCTGCGCGCCTCATCACTCTCTACGGCAAATCCGGCATGCCAAAGCGCGCGCGCCAGATGTTCGACGAAATGCCTGAGCGAAACTGTACCCGTACAGTGCTATCTTTCAATGCCCTTTTGGCTGCTTACCTTCACTCCAAGCAGTACCGTGTCGTTGAGCGCATTTTCAAGGAGGTTCCTGGTGAGATTTCTGTGAAACCTGATTTGGTGTCTTACAATACTGTTATTAAGGCGTTCTGTAAGAGTAAGGTGTTCGAATCCGCGGTTTCGATGCTTGAGGAGATGGAGAAGAATGGTGTGAGCCCTGATTTGATCACGTTTAACACTCTGCTTGATGGGTTGTACGCTGAGGGTCGTTTTGAGGAAGGAGAGAAACTGTGGGGACAAATGGGTGGGAAGAATCTTTCTCCTGATATCAGGAGTTACAATGCCAGGTTGTTGGGATTGGCTGTGGAGAAGAAAACGGGTGAAGCTGTTGAGTTTCTTCAGgaaatggagaagaaggatGTCAAGCCTGATCTTTTTAGCTTGAATGCTATTATCAAGGGTTTTGTGAATGAGGGTAATTTGGACGAAGCGAAGAAGTGGTTTGGCGAAATAGAGAAATCTGAGAATGACCCTGATAAGAACACTTTTGCAACTCTTGTTCCCTTCCTGTGTGAGAAGGGTGATTTGAAGACAGCCATTGATGTGGTCAAGGAGATATTCAACACTAGGTGTCGTGTAGGTGTGCCGTTGCTGCAGCTTGTTGTGGATAAACTGGTGAGTGAGTCCATGCTTTCCGAGGCGAAGGAGATTGTGGAACTAGGGAAAACCAACAGGTACTGTCACTATAAGCTAGATTTGCCTACGGAAGAGAAGAGTGAGTAG
- the LOC130714949 gene encoding transcription factor DYT1-like, with amino-acid sequence MSLDDLCFNAESGNNRGRMGRRRYDNDENQTFKSKNLEAERKRREKLSTRLLMLRSLVPIVTNMNKATIIDDAITYIKKLQEEVVSLTQELQEVEVTLEISKPKVDELVDAAEEMKKWGIQEEVQVTQMNGNKLWVKMIIENKRGTFRKLAESLDTCSIAMMDTNLTAIKGALVITTCIQGMDGEALEVHQIKQLLLEIVRAI; translated from the exons ATGTCTCTAGATGACTTATGTTTTAATGCTGAAAGTGGTAACAACAGGGGAAGGATGGGAAGGAGGCGCTATGACAACGACGAAAACCAAACATTCAAATCGAAGAACCTGGAGGCggaaaggaagagaagagagaagctcAGTACCAGGCTCTTGATGCTGCGGTCTTTAGTACCGATTGTCACAAAT ATGAACAAGGCAACGATTATTGACGATGCAATCACTTACATTAAGAAATTGCAAGAGGAGGTTGTGAGCCTCACCCAAGAGCTTCAGGAAGTGGAAGTAACCTTAGAAATTTCAAAGCCAAAGGTAGATGAACTTGTTGATGCTGCAGAAGAGATGAAGAAATGGGGGATACAG GAAGAGGTACAGGTGACACAAATGAATGGGAACAAATTGTGGGTGAAGATGATCATTGAGAACAAGAGGGGGACTTTCAGGAAATTGGCGGAGTCTCTCGATACTTGTAGCATTGCAATGATGGACACCAATCTCACAGCCATAAAAGGAGCCTTAGTAATAACAACCTGCATACAG GGCATGGATGGTGAAGCACTTGAAGTTCATCAAATCAAACAATTGTTGCTAGAAATTGTCAGAGCCATTTAG